One window from the genome of Chloroflexota bacterium encodes:
- a CDS encoding Gfo/Idh/MocA family oxidoreductase — translation MRLRFAAIGIHIHGPGSIQEILAAGDTELVGIAESDPERRAEVSQQYDVPIYADHEEMLDTLRPDLATICNAHFEKAPAILACLERNVHVLVDKPMVIELDDLARVEQALQKSTSELQMMVTERFAPPFVRLKELVDAGYLGEIAGCVATRPHEFALAEREPWMLEESKEGGPIVDLMIHDIDLARWYTGAAVESVTAHHMQRRWKEYPGFNDVAHAMFALDSGIVATIEADWLTPRNTPWDCRFFLTGNEGAAEVRSLHFSDLLYWRHDKPRVHVQFGRNRPDSSGQDLVRRIRGQAPIIATAQDAIDSTRAVLMAREAARRSETLSL, via the coding sequence ATGCGTTTGCGTTTTGCCGCCATTGGCATTCACATACACGGACCCGGGTCAATTCAGGAAATCCTTGCCGCTGGAGATACGGAGCTTGTCGGTATCGCCGAAAGCGACCCGGAGCGCCGCGCTGAAGTCTCCCAGCAATACGATGTGCCTATCTACGCCGACCATGAGGAGATGCTGGACACGCTGCGGCCTGACCTCGCCACGATATGCAATGCTCACTTCGAGAAAGCGCCAGCGATCCTGGCCTGCCTCGAGCGCAACGTCCACGTGCTCGTCGACAAGCCCATGGTCATTGAACTGGATGACCTCGCCCGCGTGGAGCAGGCGCTGCAGAAAAGCACGTCCGAGCTGCAGATGATGGTGACCGAGCGTTTTGCCCCACCGTTTGTACGGCTCAAGGAGTTGGTGGATGCCGGTTACCTCGGCGAGATCGCCGGCTGCGTCGCCACGCGGCCCCATGAGTTTGCTCTGGCAGAGCGCGAGCCGTGGATGCTGGAGGAGAGCAAGGAAGGCGGGCCGATCGTCGACCTTATGATTCACGACATCGACCTCGCGCGCTGGTATACGGGTGCGGCAGTGGAGTCTGTGACGGCCCACCACATGCAGCGCCGCTGGAAAGAGTATCCGGGATTCAACGACGTGGCGCACGCCATGTTTGCCCTGGATTCCGGTATCGTCGCTACTATCGAGGCCGACTGGCTCACGCCACGCAACACGCCCTGGGACTGCCGCTTCTTCCTCACGGGCAACGAGGGCGCCGCCGAAGTGCGCAGCCTCCACTTCAGCGACCTGCTCTATTGGCGGCACGACAAACCCCGCGTGCACGTGCAGTTCGGCCGCAATCGTCCCGATTCCAGCGGTCAAGACCTCGTGCGGCGCATTCGCGGTCAAGCGCCCATCATAGCAACTGCCCAGGACGCCATCGACTCCACCCGCGCGGTGCTCATGGCAAGAGAAGCCGCCCGGCGAAGTGAGACTCTCTCACTCTAG
- a CDS encoding Gfo/Idh/MocA family oxidoreductase, producing MPPSPEPFDYLPHLPAKRDYGIGVVGAGSIARAGHLPAYRSAGFHVVGVYDEDSAKAASLAADFEIAAFASLEALLESPEVAVVDIATPTITHPPLVDAAIAAGKHVLCQKPLTYDIAKAESMVRDAANAGVRLAVNQNGRWDQAFRSVYALQQRGDLGDLTYVQIDRVGPLRWELWPWLWGRPRVLIVEDAIHFLDIVRFILGEPEWLFADGFHAGDERIKGETSAIITLAWPGGAHGLLLNHAGIWDDDTHATYRFEGTEGVAKGDLGVFYNFPYGREDTLTYRSQSYGEDWISPELQGKWIPDALVGPMAELFAAIQEDREPMNSGADNLRTLCLVEAAYESIAERRAVRPRTPPAM from the coding sequence ATGCCACCTTCGCCGGAGCCCTTTGACTACCTGCCGCACCTCCCTGCCAAGCGCGACTACGGCATCGGCGTGGTGGGCGCGGGCAGCATCGCGCGGGCGGGACACCTGCCGGCCTACCGCAGCGCGGGCTTCCACGTCGTGGGCGTCTATGATGAAGACTCGGCCAAGGCGGCATCGCTGGCCGCGGACTTTGAGATCGCGGCGTTTGCCTCGCTGGAAGCGCTCTTGGAATCGCCTGAGGTAGCGGTGGTGGACATCGCGACGCCCACGATCACGCATCCGCCGCTCGTGGATGCAGCCATCGCCGCCGGTAAGCACGTGCTCTGCCAGAAGCCGCTGACCTATGACATTGCCAAAGCGGAATCGATGGTCCGGGATGCTGCCAACGCTGGCGTACGCTTGGCGGTGAACCAGAATGGCCGCTGGGACCAGGCGTTCCGGTCGGTCTACGCTCTGCAGCAGCGCGGTGACCTGGGCGATCTGACCTACGTGCAGATTGATCGGGTCGGCCCGTTGCGCTGGGAATTGTGGCCGTGGCTGTGGGGCCGTCCGCGCGTACTCATCGTCGAGGACGCCATTCACTTCCTCGACATCGTGCGCTTCATCTTGGGCGAGCCGGAGTGGCTCTTTGCCGACGGCTTTCACGCCGGTGATGAGCGCATCAAGGGCGAGACCTCGGCCATCATCACACTCGCCTGGCCCGGCGGGGCGCACGGTCTGCTGCTCAACCACGCCGGTATCTGGGACGACGACACACACGCTACTTACCGTTTTGAGGGCACAGAGGGTGTGGCCAAGGGTGATCTGGGCGTCTTCTATAATTTTCCCTACGGCCGCGAGGATACGCTCACGTATCGGAGCCAATCGTACGGGGAGGATTGGATTTCACCGGAGCTCCAGGGCAAGTGGATACCGGATGCCCTGGTGGGACCGATGGCTGAGCTCTTTGCGGCTATCCAGGAAGACCGCGAGCCCATGAACAGCGGTGCTGACAATCTGCGTACGCTCTGCCTCGTGGAGGCGGCGTATGAGTCAATTGCGGAGAGACGGGCGGTGCGACCACGCACGCCGCCGGCAATGTAG
- a CDS encoding SDR family oxidoreductase, translated as MLPILVSLPVLILAEGSNHERRLAEDSSHIWLRVENERGLMALDGTVALVTGASKGIGQAIAIALASAGADVGVNYHTDRAGADATCAAVAAVGRKAIPLHADVSDRTAVAHMFHELEAQFGKLDILVNNAAIGINHEGSFADYPLDSWQRVFAVNLDGVVHCTQAALRMMLAQQPQSKMQQPRSEIQQSEDRMQAAGGRIINISSSHSLVFQRRTTAYTVAKGALNTLTQALAVEFGPQGITVNCIAAGAVSTPGWPASQQGRDAWIRRAPRARMGTAEDIAHAVVYLASPEADYITGQILCVDGGYVHSVTPMP; from the coding sequence TTGCTTCCGATCCTGGTGAGCCTGCCTGTCCTGATCCTCGCCGAAGGATCGAACCATGAACGGCGATTGGCTGAGGACTCGTCACACATTTGGCTACGCGTAGAGAATGAGCGGGGACTCATGGCGCTGGACGGTACCGTTGCCTTAGTAACCGGCGCTTCCAAGGGCATCGGTCAGGCAATCGCAATTGCGCTCGCGTCCGCCGGAGCAGACGTTGGGGTCAACTACCACACAGACCGGGCAGGTGCAGATGCCACCTGTGCGGCAGTCGCGGCAGTTGGGCGGAAAGCGATCCCGCTCCACGCCGACGTGAGCGACCGGACCGCAGTTGCGCACATGTTCCATGAGTTAGAGGCGCAGTTCGGTAAACTCGACATTCTGGTCAACAACGCCGCCATCGGCATCAATCACGAGGGGTCCTTCGCCGACTATCCCCTCGATTCGTGGCAACGAGTCTTTGCGGTGAATCTGGATGGCGTCGTACACTGCACACAGGCAGCGTTGCGGATGATGCTTGCGCAGCAGCCGCAAAGCAAAATGCAGCAGCCGCGAAGCGAGATCCAGCAGTCGGAAGACCGGATGCAGGCAGCAGGAGGCCGCATCATCAATATAAGCTCATCCCATAGCCTCGTGTTTCAGCGCCGCACGACCGCCTATACCGTGGCGAAAGGCGCGCTCAACACGCTGACGCAAGCCCTGGCGGTCGAATTCGGCCCGCAGGGGATTACGGTCAATTGCATTGCCGCAGGCGCGGTCTCAACGCCTGGCTGGCCGGCGTCGCAGCAAGGTAGGGACGCGTGGATTCGCCGCGCCCCCCGTGCCCGGATGGGCACGGCTGAGGATATCGCCCATGCCGTCGTTTATCTTGCTTCACCCGAGGCAGACTACATAACCGGACAGATACTCTGCGTGGACGGTGGTTACGTCCACAGCGTAACGCCCATGCCATGA
- a CDS encoding Gfo/Idh/MocA family oxidoreductase, giving the protein MRETRESATKLRIAVLGVGADPGSRARHFLATIARLTDHYELAAICDRSPEVLAEVGDRYGVPGQYADVRGLFAHEQPDVVLSLTPKDSHIVMALTAARHGCHIITEIPVALTRRHAAAIAATCRENGVLWEVAEQVWLWPREQLKRRIIDAGLLGEVTHARLWYQTGQYHGFSGIRALIDAPAARVLGYCGEVPTEPYTAYGGEPERSLKWDSGVIEFANGVACLFEKPPRVFPSSHRTFPIGWEIEGTKGYLSREEFVQYTEGPSLSLPIQEHLTEQSGAKVLESLSVATDPPVVWRNPYARYGIGTQDDASKADILTSFHRAITEGTQPQYGVQGGVRDYELCLAVRESADRGNTWVDLPLTAPTSVEMQVEAEFLRRYGHDPITETDSLLDATFTRSATLWPVTHWL; this is encoded by the coding sequence ATGCGTGAAACACGGGAGAGCGCCACCAAACTCCGCATTGCCGTATTGGGCGTCGGCGCGGACCCCGGCTCGCGGGCGCGGCATTTCTTAGCGACGATTGCGCGGCTCACGGACCATTACGAATTGGCCGCCATCTGCGACCGTAGCCCTGAAGTTCTGGCGGAGGTGGGCGACCGTTACGGCGTGCCGGGACAGTATGCCGACGTGCGCGGGCTCTTTGCGCACGAGCAGCCGGACGTGGTGCTCAGCCTGACGCCGAAAGACTCCCACATCGTCATGGCGCTCACCGCTGCCCGCCACGGCTGCCACATCATCACCGAGATTCCGGTGGCGCTGACGCGCCGCCACGCCGCCGCTATCGCCGCAACCTGCCGGGAAAACGGCGTGCTCTGGGAAGTGGCGGAACAGGTGTGGCTCTGGCCCAGAGAGCAACTGAAGCGCCGGATCATCGACGCCGGACTGCTGGGTGAGGTCACCCACGCCCGGCTCTGGTACCAGACGGGGCAGTACCACGGCTTCAGCGGCATTCGCGCTTTGATCGACGCGCCGGCCGCCCGCGTGCTCGGCTATTGCGGCGAAGTGCCGACCGAACCGTACACGGCCTACGGCGGCGAGCCGGAGCGCTCCCTCAAATGGGATTCGGGCGTTATCGAGTTCGCCAACGGCGTCGCGTGTCTCTTTGAAAAACCGCCGCGCGTCTTTCCGTCGTCACACCGCACGTTCCCCATCGGCTGGGAAATCGAGGGTACCAAGGGCTACCTGAGCCGCGAAGAATTCGTGCAATACACGGAGGGTCCGTCGCTATCTCTTCCCATTCAGGAGCATCTTACGGAACAATCCGGCGCGAAAGTGCTCGAGTCCCTCTCCGTAGCCACCGATCCACCGGTGGTTTGGCGCAATCCCTACGCGCGCTACGGCATCGGCACGCAAGATGACGCGTCAAAAGCAGACATCCTCACCAGCTTCCACCGCGCCATCACAGAAGGCACACAGCCTCAGTACGGCGTCCAAGGCGGAGTGCGCGACTACGAACTCTGCCTGGCGGTGCGGGAGAGTGCGGACCGCGGCAACACGTGGGTCGATCTGCCCTTAACCGCCCCAACATCGGTTGAAATGCAAGTAGAAGCGGAGTTCCTGCGGCGCTACGGCCACGATCCCATAACAGAAACGGATTCCTTGCTCGACGCTACGTTCACGCGGTCTGCCACGCTCTGGCCGGTAACCCATTGGCTATAG